Proteins from one Mus caroli chromosome 3, CAROLI_EIJ_v1.1, whole genome shotgun sequence genomic window:
- the Sh2d2a gene encoding SH2 domain-containing protein 2A isoform X2, which produces MEFCLAQPCPQGNHEATSSTFSTFQPMNLTQGRCQDLNCGSRPSMQALKEQGVQLSPRATHTVASASAPGAAWVLGNADRAEEVPGKGDLSLQAETRAWVQKTQAHWLLLKTAPLWFHGFITRREAERLLQPQPLGCYLVRFSESAVTFVLSYRSQTCCRHFLLAQLGDGRHVVLGEDSAHAQLQDLLQHYTECPLSPYGEILTEPLARQTAEPAGLSLRADSDSGSKRQDPDTQLSLLLQQGQAQASGHTEKTSQASRPRPPIPAKPQLPPEVYTSPASRPHQAPPINPIYQEPDEPIAFYAMGRGSPGDAPSNIYAEVEGPSGTAPIGHPILRKCWSRPISRGQVREVQGKISSRRQAEKGSPS; this is translated from the exons ATGGAGTTCTGCTTGGCCCAGCCATGCCCCCAAG GGAATCATGAAGCTACTTCATCAACCTTCAGCACCTTCCAGCCAATGAACCTGACCCAGGGGAGATGCCAGGACTTGAATTGTGGGAGCAGGCCCAGCATGCAGGCTCTGAAGGAACAGGGGGTTCAGCTCAGCCCCAGAGCGACCCACACGGTG gcctctgcctcagccccaGGAGCTGCCTGGGTCCTAGGGAATGCCGACAGGGCAGAAGAGGTGCCTGGGAAAGGTGACCTGTCATTGCAAGCCGAGACCAGAGCATGGGTCCAGAAGACCCAGGCCCACTGGCTCTTGCTCAAGACTGCCCCTCTTTGGTTCCATGGCTTCATCACCAGAAG GGAAGCCGAGAGGCTGCTACAGCCCCAGCCTCTAGGATGCTATCTGGTGCGCTTCAGCGAGAGTGCTGTGACCTTCGTGCTGTCCTACAG GAGCCAGACCTGCTGCCGTCACTTCCTCCTCGCTCAGCTAGGGGATGGGCGCCACGTGGTGCTGGGTGAAGACAGTGCCCATGCGCAGCTTCAGGACCTGCTTCAACATTACACAGAGTGCCCCCTCAGCCCCTACGGAGAGATACTCACCGAACCCCTCGCTCGACAG ACAGCTGAGCCTGCTGGACTTTCCCTAAGGGCTGATTCAGACTCTGGAAGCAAAAGACAGGACCCAGACACCCAGCTCAGCCtgctcctccaacagggccaggCCCAGGCctcaggacacacagagaaa ACATCCCAGGCATCCAGACCCAGGCCGCCCATCCCCgccaagcctcagcttcctcctgaAGTCTATACAAGTCCTGCTTCACGACCTCATCAGGCCCCACCCATTAACCCCATCTACCAGGAGCCCGATGAACCCATAGCCTTCTATGCCATGGGGCGGGGCAGCCCTGGGGACGCTCCTAGTAATATCTATGCTGAGGTGGAAGGGCCATCGGGAACGGCGCCCATTGGACACCCCATCCTCCGAAAGTGCTGGTCCAGGCCTATCTCAAGAGGCCAGGTAAGGGAGGTACAGGGAAAGATAAGCTCAAGGAGGCAAGCAGAAAAAGGGAGCCCCTCCTGA
- the Sh2d2a gene encoding SH2 domain-containing protein 2A isoform X1, giving the protein MEFCLAQPCPQGNHEATSSTFSTFQPMNLTQGRCQDLNCGSRPSMQALKEQGVQLSPRATHTVASASAPGAAWVLGNADRAEEVPGKGDLSLQAETRAWVQKTQAHWLLLKTAPLWFHGFITRREAERLLQPQPLGCYLVRFSESAVTFVLSYRSQTCCRHFLLAQLGDGRHVVLGEDSAHAQLQDLLQHYTECPLSPYGEILTEPLARQTAEPAGLSLRADSDSGSKRQDPDTQLSLLLQQGQAQASGHTEKVWASQHKETSQASRPRPPIPAKPQLPPEVYTSPASRPHQAPPINPIYQEPDEPIAFYAMGRGSPGDAPSNIYAEVEGPSGTAPIGHPILRKCWSRPISRGQVREVQGKISSRRQAEKGSPS; this is encoded by the exons ATGGAGTTCTGCTTGGCCCAGCCATGCCCCCAAG GGAATCATGAAGCTACTTCATCAACCTTCAGCACCTTCCAGCCAATGAACCTGACCCAGGGGAGATGCCAGGACTTGAATTGTGGGAGCAGGCCCAGCATGCAGGCTCTGAAGGAACAGGGGGTTCAGCTCAGCCCCAGAGCGACCCACACGGTG gcctctgcctcagccccaGGAGCTGCCTGGGTCCTAGGGAATGCCGACAGGGCAGAAGAGGTGCCTGGGAAAGGTGACCTGTCATTGCAAGCCGAGACCAGAGCATGGGTCCAGAAGACCCAGGCCCACTGGCTCTTGCTCAAGACTGCCCCTCTTTGGTTCCATGGCTTCATCACCAGAAG GGAAGCCGAGAGGCTGCTACAGCCCCAGCCTCTAGGATGCTATCTGGTGCGCTTCAGCGAGAGTGCTGTGACCTTCGTGCTGTCCTACAG GAGCCAGACCTGCTGCCGTCACTTCCTCCTCGCTCAGCTAGGGGATGGGCGCCACGTGGTGCTGGGTGAAGACAGTGCCCATGCGCAGCTTCAGGACCTGCTTCAACATTACACAGAGTGCCCCCTCAGCCCCTACGGAGAGATACTCACCGAACCCCTCGCTCGACAG ACAGCTGAGCCTGCTGGACTTTCCCTAAGGGCTGATTCAGACTCTGGAAGCAAAAGACAGGACCCAGACACCCAGCTCAGCCtgctcctccaacagggccaggCCCAGGCctcaggacacacagagaaagtatgGGCCTCCCAACACAAGGAG ACATCCCAGGCATCCAGACCCAGGCCGCCCATCCCCgccaagcctcagcttcctcctgaAGTCTATACAAGTCCTGCTTCACGACCTCATCAGGCCCCACCCATTAACCCCATCTACCAGGAGCCCGATGAACCCATAGCCTTCTATGCCATGGGGCGGGGCAGCCCTGGGGACGCTCCTAGTAATATCTATGCTGAGGTGGAAGGGCCATCGGGAACGGCGCCCATTGGACACCCCATCCTCCGAAAGTGCTGGTCCAGGCCTATCTCAAGAGGCCAGGTAAGGGAGGTACAGGGAAAGATAAGCTCAAGGAGGCAAGCAGAAAAAGGGAGCCCCTCCTGA